The genome window ACCTGCCCACCGTGCTGCGCGACGACATGGAGCTCGCTCCCGAGTTCAAGCTGCACTCTCCCGACAAAGTCAAGCCCACAACTTTGGACGAGGCCAAGACTATCTTGCTCACCGGCGCCACCGGTTTCCTCGGCGGCTTCTTGCTGAACGACTTGTATCAAACCACTTCAGCACGCATCGTTTGCTTGATCCGTTTCAACGCTCCTTACCGTACCGATCGTTCCGCCGCCATGGCTCGACTACGACGCAACatgctcgatcttggcttcTGGGATCACGGCATGCTGGATCGCATCGATGTGTTACCCGCCAACCTGTCGCGCAACCGACTAGGTCTGGTGCCCGAGGTATACGAAAACCTCGTCGAGACCGTCGATGTCATCGTCCATTGTGCAGCGCAGGTGAATCTGATTTACCCCTACGCTGCTCTGCGCGATGCCAACGTTGAAGGTACGCGCGAAGTGCTTCGTCTCGCCTTCCTCGGCAACGCTACGGTGCAGTACGTATCGACCAACGGTGTCTTACCACCTTCGCAGACCGGCTGGCCCGAATCGACCATCATGCCTCTCCAAGACGTGCCCGgaaagctgctcgacggcTACTGTCAGACCAAGTGGGTTGCCGAACAACTCGtgctcgagtcggcgcGTCGCGGGTTGCCCGCCAACGTCATCCGCATCGGTACGCTCAGCGGTCATTCCGTGACCGGTTCGACCAACACGTACGATCTCATCACAGCACTCATTGTCGAATCCGTTCACCTCGGTGTCGCACCCGAGATCGCCAACTGGCACATTGAAATGACCGCCGTCGACTATGTCAGCCGCGGCATCATCGCAATCGGCAATCACGTAGATGCCAACCAGCGCATCTACCACCTCGGTGATAGCGAGCCCATCGACTGCCGTCTGCTCTTTCAGCatctcgagtcgctcggcTACCCGACCACGAGGACCAGCTGGAAATCGTGGGTGTCGCTTTGGCAGGAGAAGCGAGGATCTGCAAAGGGAGGAGACCACGGTCTCACCGTCGACATCTTGCGTTCCGGCATGCCGTCGGAAGAATTTTTGCTGGGCATCATTGCCTTGAAGGACGACGCCACGCGTCCGGCACTCGGTGATTTGCAGAGACCCAAGGTGGATGCCAAGTTGCTGCAGACGTATGCCAAACACTGGTACGCACGTGGTTGGATGCAGAGGCAGCCATCGAGTGTACCTGCTACACCCAGTGGTGCGAGCAATGGTGTCAACAGTGTTTCTTGCGGCGCTGTATTTGATCCACAGTTGCCGCTGCGGGGAAAGGTAGCCATCGTCACTGGCGCTTCGTCCGGGATCGGCGCTGCGGTGGCCAAAGCACTCGTTCGTGAAGGAGCGCACGTTGCACTCGCCGCGCGACGCATCGACGTTCTGGAAAAACTCTCGACGGAGCTCACTACAATgtcgcgctcgctccacACGCGCAGCAAAGTGCACATCCACAAGACTGACGTTGTGGATCGCAAGCAGGTGGATGCACTCATGCAGACCACGACGCAAGTGCTCGGTGAGATCGACATTATCGTCTCGTGTGCCGGCGTCATGTATTTTACCATGATGCACAACGTTCAGGTGCAAGAGTGGGACCAGACGGTGGATGTCAACTGCAAAGGACTGCTCAATGTACTGTGCACCAGTCTGCCGCGCTTGTTGGCGCGTAACACGGGACATATCGTGGCCATCTCTTCGGATGCTGGTCGAAAGGTGTTTGCCGGCTTGGGCGTGTACAGCGCGTCGAAATTCTTCGTCGAGGCAACGCTGCAGTCGCTGCGTCTGGAAACTGCCGGTACAGGTTTGCGCGTCACATCGGTCCAACCTGGCAATACTGCCACCGAGCTTCTCGGCATGAGCACCGATCAAGAAGCCATCAAAAAGTACGGCGAACCCACCGGCGCCAAGATCCTTGAGCCCGCTGACGTCGCCAACGCTATTGTATacgcgctcaagcagcCCGAGCATGTCGCCATGAACGAGATCCTCATCGAGCCCCGCGAAGAGCCCATCTAGTTTGGTTCGCCCCATTGGAAATGTCAGTTGCCTGGCCCCTCGCAAGCCCAAGCCGTTTCGCTTTGGTAGACAATTACGAATCTTGGCGAATTTCGCAGTTTTCACTCACAACTAGAGACATAGTACGCATCCACTCAGGGTTAGCCTTTCCcgttttctttttcttttcggCGCGCAAGATGCAGAAAACACATAGAGCGCTGACTGCGCAGGACAAGCGTGGCTAGGTTTTGGAATCGGCTCTGTAGTCTGGAGCGGGTGATCTGTACGTGTAATCGAATCGAATGTGGTGCCTTCCTAGGCGGTGTCTTTCGCTGTGTGTGCGTACGCATCGAAACATCTCGGGTGTATCTGCGGGATTTAAGCCATGTCTAGCCGGAGTTAGCGAACATTGGCATGTGATTCTGGTGATGTAGGCAGGAGAGAGACATATTGGTGTCGGTGCGACGTGCGTGTCTCTAGTGGCTGGTTGGCGCACATGACGCTTTGTTCGACTAGGCGCACCAGAcagcaagaatcacgactcgtgaatgATTGAGAAATCCCGAGTTACGGATGTCAAGAGTGGATCGCGACCAAGAGGCAAGGCTCGCATTGGTGCAGCTGGATCCAAGAATCATTTTCGTGAATGAGAACAAGCTAAGTACATCAAGTGTTTTTCGAGCGAACATAGGGTCATGAGTAGGCGATGCGATGAGCGCGGTCGGGATTGGTGGAGCGAGGATGGCTAGTGGGTGCC of Mycosarcoma maydis chromosome 7, whole genome shotgun sequence contains these proteins:
- a CDS encoding uncharacterized protein (related to Aminoadipate-semialdehyde dehydrogenase), producing the protein MPILDTKLDLNALFRKQVKATPDALALIDPLARYTYAQLDAKVESLSLYFRSHHAVARDSLVGILMAKGADYVIACLAALRAGGAFLVLELAYPRGLLHEVIQDAQPALVVTQSEHAKLVPKSVASILIDDPHQVDLLFSPVSSSSSPPSSSLPPLPDETDLERLAFVSYSSGTTGKPKGIANPHRAPVLSYDLRFAVNDLTPADRVACNVYFIWEMLRPLLRGATTYAIPDHSSYDPVKLIELLATEKITETLMTPTLLAAVLARHHNLGTKLPDLRTLWLNGEVVTTDLARRAIKALPNTRLLNCYSASETHEVACGDLRQMLPTLPDDAPYCPVGPPMDKAHTYILDQDGNPLEPGHPGELYVGGHLLARGYLNLVDTTAKAFTPDAFASEPNARKYRTGDLARIIPDSGLLEITGRVGGMIKIRGYSIVPGTVEKAIVDNFDVSNCAVVAHGEGLERQLVAYVVPDETERANRTVLTIDDNGHSPSARQLLVAHLAHYMIPTLWVVLHSLPTHEVSGKVDLKNLPNPKAAIAAASGTNSRARSPAPDETVNLKSIAQLWALSLNVNPNTILEAGKTVSFFDLGGHSLLLADLATRISKTLGGFTVPLGELAGHPTLQDHVRITLAARDGYHAAVQADLPTVLRDDMELAPEFKLHSPDKVKPTTLDEAKTILLTGATGFLGGFLLNDLYQTTSARIVCLIRFNAPYRTDRSAAMARLRRNMLDLGFWDHGMLDRIDVLPANLSRNRLGLVPEVYENLVETVDVIVHCAAQVNLIYPYAALRDANVEGTREVLRLAFLGNATVQYVSTNGVLPPSQTGWPESTIMPLQDVPGKLLDGYCQTKWVAEQLVLESARRGLPANVIRIGTLSGHSVTGSTNTYDLITALIVESVHLGVAPEIANWHIEMTAVDYVSRGIIAIGNHVDANQRIYHLGDSEPIDCRLLFQHLESLGYPTTRTSWKSWVSLWQEKRGSAKGGDHGLTVDILRSGMPSEEFLLGIIALKDDATRPALGDLQRPKVDAKLLQTYAKHWYARGWMQRQPSSVPATPSGASNGVNSVSCGAVFDPQLPLRGKVAIVTGASSGIGAAVAKALVREGAHVALAARRIDVLEKLSTELTTMSRSLHTRSKVHIHKTDVVDRKQVDALMQTTTQVLGEIDIIVSCAGVMYFTMMHNVQVQEWDQTVDVNCKGLLNVLCTSLPRLLARNTGHIVAISSDAGRKVFAGLGVYSASKFFVEATLQSLRLETAGTGLRVTSVQPGNTATELLGMSTDQEAIKKYGEPTGAKILEPADVANAIVYALKQPEHVAMNEILIEPREEPI